tatctttttcataaagtgacttttgatcttttgggtagagcccagtagtggaattgctggatcaaatggtagatctacttgtatcactttaaggtatctccatattgctttccacagaggttggaaactagtttgcagtcccaaagTTAACTTTTATATCTAGTATCTTCCCCCGATTTCTGGTCTCAGCCTCTCCATTCAGATACTCATTCACCTAGGGCCTGCCCTTCCTGATCTAATCATGTATTCAACATTATCTTCCCCCTCTCCTCTCAGTCCCATCCACTTGACAATACTCCCCTGAATACATATACAGTTGGGCTCACTGTATCCACTAGTtctgcatctgcagattcaaccaaacacatattaaaatatttggaaaaggccgggcgcggtggctcacgcctgtaatcctagctcttgggaggccgaggcgggcggattgctcaaggtcaggagttcaaaaccagcctgagcaagagcgagaccccgtctctactaaaaatagaaagaaattaattggccaactgatatatataaaaaaattagccgggcatggtggctcatgcctgtagtcccagctactcgggaggctgaggcagaaggattgctcgagcccaggagtttgaggttgctgtgagctaggctgacgccacggcactcactctagcctggacaacaaagcgagactctgtctcaaaaaaaaaaaaaaaaaaaaaatatttggaaaaaatttaaaaataacatcacaccaataaaaaatatagtataacacctatttacatagcatttacattgtattaggtattagaaataatctagagatgatttaaagtatataggaggggCCGGGCCTAGtagctcccacctgtaatcctagcactctgggaggctgaggtatgGTATAATGGTTAAGAGTTAAGTCTCTGGATCCAAACTGCCATTTATTAGTTATGTAACTGTAGGCACATTGCTTAATCtttctatacctcagtttcctataaaagtagagataataCTACCTTTCTTAGAGAgttaagtgaattaatatatatttttttgttccttttttttttttttttttttgagacagagtcttgctttgttgcctcagctagagtgagtgccgtggcgtcagcctagctcacagcaacctcaaactcctgggctcgagcaatcctgctgcctcagcctctcaagtagctgggactacaggcatgtgccaccatgcccggctaattttttctatatattattagttggccaattaatttatttttatttatagtagagacgggggtctcgctcttgctcaggctggtttccaactcctgacctcaagcaatccacccgcctcggcctcccagagtgctaggattacaggcgtgagccaccttgcccagccatgaagtaatattttaaaagtgtttagaACATTGCTTGCCAGATTTTAAGCgccagtaaatgttagctattagtcAAATTTAATCTTCTTGACTCCAGTTTTAAGGTGCTTCATAATCTGGCCTCTGCCCATCTAATCTTCTGTCCTGTTACTCTTTGTCTACTTCATTTGAGTCTTGCTGGTTTCCTCCCTGAAATATGAATCTATGCATAATTCCAGACAGTTTCCATTGTTTAGAAGGTCTTTAACATTCAAATCCTACTGATTTATCAAGGCTCACTTCAAATCCTATCTTCTCTATTACCTCTTACTACTCATCAATCATCTTCCCACCTGAATTCACAGTACCGTAGAATTTAGTGACTCATTACACACTCATCATTCCTTAATGTGAATCACTTTTGTCTCTCTACTAGCCTGTCAACTCTCTGAGGACAGAAACAATACTTGGTATTTCTGAGCCCTCTTTCAGTGGTGTGAATGTATTGCCGTTCTCCATTTCAAGCATCTATGAAGAGATTCAACATAGGCAACAGGATAGTGTGAAGAATTCATAGTTTTAATAATAGATTAGTTAGGGGTGGGGATGATGGCTTCTGTCCTTATCTGTGCTGTTCTCCAAAAGCAGAGACTCCCTTCACTTAAGATCCAGATAACACCCACTTCATTTCTGAAGTAGGAAAGCAGAATATACCTTACCCATATATATTCATCATAAacttttttccatatttcctcCTCTTTTGAGTTTCTTATGGGTAATGATCATGTATTCCTTTTTCAGTTCTTGGTTCTTAAAATAACTCAACCCTTAATTTATTGATTGTTAGGACCCCACCTAACCGCTAAGCTTGTAGGGGTGATCTCTGGAATAGATGGATTGGAGCAATTTGCTTCCTATAAACAGGACTGAAAACATTGGTGGAGAGCACCTACAGAGGTCTGGAATGCAGAAACCTTCTGCAGAATCCTTATTCTGTGATTGTTTTGACTGTGAACTGCAGCCTCATCTAACTCTGGATAAATGTCATTGTTTCATGTATCTTCTAGTCCCTATTATTTCCTTTAGTGATTCTTTATGTTCTTCCATGCCACTCTGTATCCCCAAATCATTTCCAAaccagtcatgggattgctggcCTACTTACTGGATGCAAAACCACAGAAGAAAGAGCCCAGAAAGGAGTGGGGCTAGGTGGGTTGCTGAGGAAAGAGGAACTCCGGCATCAGAGGGGAAGAGATGCAGCTTCTCTAAGTCTGGCAGAAAGGCTCGGGCATCCTCCAGAGCTGCCTGAGCTGCCACAGTAAAGTTGGGGTCACCAGAAATTAAAACATCAAAGACACAGGAATGGAAGTAAGCATCTTCCACTGGAAGCCCTTCCTTGCACAGCTGTCTGGCAATATCAATGGTTATAGCTCCCCGACGATTGTGCTCTGATTGAGAGAGCCGCTGACTTGGAGGGCATCCCCCAACACAGAGCTGCAGGTCCTGCTCAGCTGAGAAGGCCCTGGCCACATCCTCTGCTACCTTGATAGAGAAGGACAGCTGCCCAGCTGTTTGCCGAATGATTATAGTTGTGCCAATATAGGCAGCTCGGATCTCCACATGGCTCCCAGGGTTAGCAGTTTGAATAGACAAACTGGAGCCACCAGGTCGGTCACCTCCATTGATAGAACCATCTTCAAAGGCTACAGGAAGATTGTCCACTTCAGCCTGGTAGACCTTCTGATCAATGCATTCCTGCATGTTCTTAAATATGATCGTGAGCTGTGAGGGCAAGAGGGAAAATAGTTCATTCTGGGCTCAGTGCATCCTCCCCCCAATCAGACCTCATACAGTCAGGGATGTGATCCAAGCACAGAGATGCAAGGCTTCTCCTGGCCATCAAACCTTGATTCCTTCTTCTATTCATGTTTCAGTATTGCCTTATCTCTACTTAACCCTGCTCTCTACTCAATCTCAGCAACTCCTAAGAAGAAAGTTTCCCTTCTGAAACTCCTCAAGTCTACTCTCCCCAACTTTCTCTCCAGTGTTTTCTGCATTTGAGTGAAATTCCCATCAAGGGAAGTGATTTACTGGAGCAAGTGTTCGGTAGGAGGGAGTGATTCAAGATAGGGGAGTGGTTGAGGAAAGAAGGGAATAAGGAACATTGCTGTGGAGTAGTGGGAATGAGGAATAAGTGGTACCGAGGAGTAACCATGAGAGATTTTCACGAAGTGGGTCTGGAGGAAAATTGAGTCCCTGACCTTCCGAATGGTGGTAGCGTTGGCCCCCAGTGCCACGGGGGAGCTGGTGGCCTGGACAAAGAGGAAGTCGTTATCCAGCAGGGGCCAAGCTCCTTGGACACGGCACGTGTGAAAGTGGTGG
This region of Microcebus murinus isolate Inina chromosome 2, M.murinus_Inina_mat1.0, whole genome shotgun sequence genomic DNA includes:
- the HJV gene encoding hemojuvelin isoform X2; protein product: MQECIDQKVYQAEVDNLPVAFEDGSINGGDRPGGSSLSIQTANPGSHVEIRAAYIGTTIIIRQTAGQLSFSIKVAEDVARAFSAEQDLQLCVGGCPPSQRLSQSEHNRRGAITIDIARQLCKEGLPVEDAYFHSCVFDVLISGDPNFTVAAQAALEDARAFLPDLEKLHLFPSDAGVPLSSATHLAPLLSGLFLLWFCIQ
- the HJV gene encoding hemojuvelin isoform X1 encodes the protein MGDPGQSSGPRSPHGSPPTLSTLTLLLLLCGHAHSQCKILRCNAEYVSSTLSLRGGGSSGVLREGGGGGGGGGGGGAATGRGGGGVGSGGLCRALRSYALCTRRTARTCRGDLAFHSAVHGIEDLMIQHNCSRQGPTAPPPPRGPALPGAGPGLAAPDPCDYESRFSRLHGRPSGFLHCASFGDPHVRSFHHHFHTCRVQGAWPLLDNDFLFVQATSSPVALGANATTIRKLTIIFKNMQECIDQKVYQAEVDNLPVAFEDGSINGGDRPGGSSLSIQTANPGSHVEIRAAYIGTTIIIRQTAGQLSFSIKVAEDVARAFSAEQDLQLCVGGCPPSQRLSQSEHNRRGAITIDIARQLCKEGLPVEDAYFHSCVFDVLISGDPNFTVAAQAALEDARAFLPDLEKLHLFPSDAGVPLSSATHLAPLLSGLFLLWFCIQ